GCCGGTCGTATCGACAAGTTCCGCAACCGCTACAAGAAATAAAACCACTCGGTTTTCGTTGAAAAAGTCCCTCCGCAAGAGGGACTTTTTCTTTTGTGTTTGGCTAAATTTGACCGGAATCGCCGTCGATGACTAAAGTCCGTGTATTGCTCCTGGCCCTGGTGCTGACCTTTCTGTGTGGTTACATGGAATGGGGCGGGGGACAATCAATCACCCTGGCACAAGCCGAGTACCAGTTGTTCTTTCAAAAGCCGCTGAGCTCGGATACCATAACCCACCCGCTCATCCTGCTGCCCTTTGCCGGACAGGTGTTGCTGTTGGTCAACCTCATCCTGGCGAAACCGCGTCGGCGACTCGGCACCTTTGGCCTTGTGCTGATGGGTTTGCTGGCCCTGATGATCCTGTTAGTCGGCATCCTGAGCCGGAATGTCTGGATGATCCTTTCGATCCTGCCGTTCCTGTCGCTGGCAATTCTTCACTTCCGTAAACCTGACTGGTATTCTGCCTGAGTAGTGTGCTTACAAGCATCGGGCAGTTCAACAACACTATGCACCTCATCTTCTTCGACGACGACAACCGGCAACGCCTGCTGCCGTTGACCTTCACACGGCCGGTGGCCGAGATCCGGCTGGGCATCCTGACGCTGCGCGAAAAATGGGAACGCCGCCTGGGCGCGAGCGGCAGTTCGTTCCGTTCCGCCGACTACCTGCGCGTGAAGTACGGCTTCGCCGCGACCGATGACAACCTCTGGATCAACGGCTCGGTGATCGCCGATGATGCGCTGGTGAGCGCCGTGCAGCAACTGGAAAAAGGCAGTTGCCTGTGTGCCGGCGAAGTGGTGATCGCCGCGCGTACCGATCAAGCGGCCGCCAAAGACGGCGGTAGCGATCCTGATTTTTCCGCCATGAAGCCGGTGGAGTATGGCGGCAGCCTGGAACAGGTACGCTATCCCTGGGATATCTTTTCGAAGAACGGCAAAGGCATCGAAGCCGATTTCGCGTTGCTCACGAAGGGCAGGACGTCCGCGCCGCTGTCGGCATCGAACCGGGTGATCGCGCCGGAGCGCGTCTTCCTGGAGCCCGGCGCGAAAGCCGAGTGCGCGATCCTGAATGCCAGCGCCGGACCAATCTACCTCGGCAAGGACGCCGAAGTGATGGAAGGCGCGATGATCCGCGGGCCGTTCGCCCTCTGCGAACACTCGACGGTGAAGATGGGCGCCAAGATCTACGAAGGCACCACCTTCGGTCCGGAATGCAAGGTCGGCGGCGAGGTGAGCAATTCGGTGATCTTCGGCTATTCGAACAAGGCGCACGACGGCTTCCTGGGGAATTCGGTGCTCGGCGAATGGTGCAACCTCGGCGCCGACTCGAACAACTCCAACCTGAAGAACAACTACTCGGTGGTGAAAGTGTGGAGCTACGAGGAAGAGACTTATGTGAACACCCGGCTGCAGTTCTGCGGACTCATCATGGGCGATCATTCCAAGTGCAGCATCAACACCATGTTCAACACCGGTACGGTAGTGGGCGTGAGCGCGAACATCTTCGGCACCGGCTTCCCGCCCAAGTTCGTGCCTTCCTTCGCCTGGGGCGGCTCCGAAGGTTTTTCGACCTACCGGCTTGAGGAAGCGATCGAGGTGGCCAGCCGCGTCTTCGAACGACGTAAGCTGGCGTTCAACGATGCGGAACAACGCATCTTCCGACACCTGTATGATTCGAGCACGAAGTACCGTGCCTGGTAAATAACAGACGACAATGCAGAACCAACAAGACTGGACCGACGTCC
This genomic stretch from Bacteroidota bacterium harbors:
- a CDS encoding GlmU family protein; translated protein: MHLIFFDDDNRQRLLPLTFTRPVAEIRLGILTLREKWERRLGASGSSFRSADYLRVKYGFAATDDNLWINGSVIADDALVSAVQQLEKGSCLCAGEVVIAARTDQAAAKDGGSDPDFSAMKPVEYGGSLEQVRYPWDIFSKNGKGIEADFALLTKGRTSAPLSASNRVIAPERVFLEPGAKAECAILNASAGPIYLGKDAEVMEGAMIRGPFALCEHSTVKMGAKIYEGTTFGPECKVGGEVSNSVIFGYSNKAHDGFLGNSVLGEWCNLGADSNNSNLKNNYSVVKVWSYEEETYVNTRLQFCGLIMGDHSKCSINTMFNTGTVVGVSANIFGTGFPPKFVPSFAWGGSEGFSTYRLEEAIEVASRVFERRKLAFNDAEQRIFRHLYDSSTKYRAW